The Pseudomonas sp. MM223 genome segment GGCGCCTCTGGTCGGCCCCATCAACCGCTTCATGTATTTGGAGGCAAGGCGCTGGGCAATTGATCTAGTCGTGTCGCTGCGAGGCTCGCCGCTTGAGGTGGTAGTTGCGCGGTTGACGGGTGCAACGGCAGGCCGGCCAGGCAGTTACGTGGCAGGCGTCAATTCTGTGATTATCGAGCTGGAAGCGGCTGACATGACAGGTCGCTGTGACAACCAGAACCTAGTGCGTCAGGTCGGGAGTGGGCAATGAGCGAAGAGACCGAAGTGCTGACGGTCGAGGGCCTGGCCAAGCTGCTGGGCCGAACCGAGGCGTCAATCAGGGAGGGGATTCGCCGCGGCGTGCCGTGGCTGCCCAAGAGCTTCAAGATGGGCAACCGGCACTGCTGGCTGAGGGATGACGTAAAAGCCTTTCTAAGACAGTTGCGGGACGGAAAAACAGGACACCAGAAATGCGGCAGAAAGAGAAAATCGCCACCAACACTAAAATCTGCTTAAGCTTGACCAGTCGTCAGAAACTGATCTATCTCTCGACAAAGAACCCCAACGCTAGGAACCATCCCACCCATCTCATAGTACATACGTGCGTAGTCTAGGTGTTCAATCGTGTTTATGGCTTTAGACTTCTTATACTCTTCGCCACGCAAACTATAGATATCTAAAAGATCCTTAGCAGGATGTTCTCTCGTGGACACATCCAGACTCCTGAGATCAAACCCAAGCTGTTGCTGAATAAATTCCACAGTGAGATCCGGATGAATTTTTTCGAAATGCGAAAATTCAGCCAAAAACCATGCTTCAACCTCCATTACTGATAGTATGAATACAACAGGAGCAAGTGAAGTCTTTAGATACATTCGCATAACTCGCTCCAACCGAGGAACCTCCTCCCTCTTGAAGTCTGGCCGAACATCACGAATACCTACAATTTTTTCATAACCGGCTGCAGTGAGAGTAGGATGCTCACGCTTTATTCGTTCTGCGACAAGCGCGTCATTCCCACAGTCATAGATCAAAACAAAAAACTCTTCGGAAGTAACCTCTTTCACAGCGCCAACCTCGGTAAAGCTTACCGGATATTTGCCGCTCTTTCCCCCGCCACTGATACGACGCTTAGTAATATGTACGGAATTAGCTTCAGCAACTTGCTCGATGAGACGCTCAACAAACAGCATCTCCGTATTACCCTCAACAAAAAATGCGATTTTTCGCATCACTGCTCCTCAGAGTTATCGGAATTTAAATAGTCCATTTCAAAGAACGAAAAATTACTCAACCCCGTAAATCTGAAATCATCAAACATTTTTGCCGAGTTCTTATAATTCCTCACCGAAACATGACTACCCTCTCTCTTAAGTACAGTCCATTCCTGCAAGGGCACCTCATCCATAACAAAATTATCGTTTGTAGACATGACAACCTGCAAACTAGTTGTCTCAGCCTTATGACGCAATAATTCGATCAAGGCACAAGAACGCTCATAATCGAGCCCCTCGCCAATGTCATCAATCACCACACAAGCACTGTTGCCCTTCATCTGCATATAGTTTAAATGGATCAGCAAAGCCAGTACTCTGTACATACCCGAGGACATGGAGTACTGATCTACCCCAGCCTCTACACCTTTCTCTCTTATAATCAGCGCCGATGGCTCTCCGGGCAACCCTTCAAACATGAATGTTATAGGCATCCCAAGCTCGATATCTATGATATCGAACCCAACCGCCTGCATATCATTGATAACAGCTGAAACAAATGCACTGCCGAAATCTCGCTTGCCATTGCGGAATAATGGGACTGCTGCGTTTTCGTCGCTTTCATCTACAGGTGCGGCTGAAGGCGTAAAGAATGTAAGCGACTCTTTGCCCAAATGACCGCCAAATTTGTAATGCCTTAGCAACGACGCCCAATTAAACAACGGCTCAAGCATTCCATGTTGAAATTTATCACGCTGCTTGGCAATGGAATACTCACCAGGTAGGCACTGAAAATTGACACGCAAACCGCTATCAATCCTTTCGTAAAGTACGACGCCCTCACCCGAATTCTCTCGAGATAGATAAATTTCACTACCAACCTCTAACCTCTCCCGCTCTACAACACGATCCCTTGTAGAACTTGAATATTTGTAAACTACACCACCAAACTCCCAAACAGCTTCATAAGAAGAAAAAATTGTCGCCGGCATTGAACCCGATATAGTTTTTGCCAGCGAAGCAATAATATTCAGCGTTCTAGTTTTCCCGGTGGAGTTCTTGCCAACGACTAAATTTTTTTCCTGCAGATCCAAGCGATCAAGTTTCCACTCTCTCACTTGACCTTCATACTCAACATATTTAATAGATTTCAACATATATTTCACCTAGCCTAACTTTTCAGCTAAGGCTTGAGGACTAAGATGTGTATAGCGCTTGAGCATAGTCAAGGTCTTATGACCGGTGATACTCGCAACTTCCATCATGGTAAATCCGCGCTCAAAAAAGCGACTAGTCGCCTCATGACGCAGGTCGTGAAGTCGTAACCCTACAATCCCTGCGGCAATGCAGGCCCGGGGGAAGTAGTTGCTGACAGTGTTGAGGGCCAGATTAAAGTACCGGCCGCCGCCGATCGGCGCGGGTAAGCTCTCCAAGAGGGCTATCGCTCGGGATGATAGTGGCACGGCCCGTCTCTCTCCGTTCTTGGTATCTTCCAGATGAGCCACTTTGCCGCGCACCTGGTCGCGGCGAAGCATCAGCAATTCAGACCGACGCATCGCCGTCTCCACCGCTAGCTCAATGAACACCGGGGCTGGGCATTCATCTGGCCGGCCGCCTTGTACAGGGCGGTAAGCTCCGCCGGTGTCGGCCGCCGATCTCTCTCCTTGCTGCCCTTTGGCATCCGGATCGCCCGGCACGGGTTGGTCAACCCCTCAATACCCCACTCCTTGGTGGCCACCGTGTAGAGATGGCTGATAACCGCTAGGTTGAGACGGACTGTGGCTGTCGACTTCCCTTGCTTCAACTCAGCATCGCGATAGGCGGCCATGTCGCTCGAGCGGATCGCGGCGAGGCCTTTGCTGGCCAGCTTGTGCTCTTTCCACTTTTTGATGCGGACCTGCTCTTGCTTCGCGCCCTTCTTGGTGGAAGTGACCTCTGACAGGTAGCGATCCAGGGCCTCGGCGAGCGTGGTGCTCTCAGCCTCACGCATGTCGACGAAGCGCGCACGCGACATGTCACCTTCGATCTCGGCGGCCCATCGCTGGGCTTCTGCCTTGGTGTCAAAGGTGGCGGAAAGGGTTGGATATCCTTTGCGGCGGATCTGGGCACGCCAGGCGTCCCCGCGCTTCTCGTAGTAGGCCATGGCGGAATGATAGCGAACGCTCGGGGGAAATACACGCTCCCCCATTCCCCCAAAATTCCCCCAAACGAAAAAAGCCCCGAGGGCTATACAGCGCTCGGGGCCTTTAATATGGCGGAGAGATAGGGATTTGAACCCTAGGTACTGTTGCCAGTACAACGGATTTCGAATCCGTCCCGTTCGACCACTCCGGCATCTCTCCAATGCCGCGCATCATACCAGCGTTCTTTTAAAACGCAAACCTTTTTTTAAAAAAAATCGCGTGGTATCAGGCGCTTGCGTGAACGCGCCGCTTACAGCGGCACGCCCAGCCGCTTGGCAACTTCTTCGTAGGCTTCGATTACGTCGCCCAGGCCCTGACGGAAGCGGTCCTTGTCCATCTTCTTGCGGGTTTCTTTGTCCCACAGGCGGCAGCCGTCCGGGCTGAATTCGTCGCCCAGCACGATCTGGCCGTGGAATACGCCGAACTCCAGCTTGAAGTCGACCAGCAGCAGGCCGGCGTCATCGAACAGCTTGGTCAGCACTTCGTTGACCTTCAGCGACAGCTTTTTCATTTCGACCAGCTGCTCGGCGGTGCCCCAGCCGAACGCGACAACGTGGGATTCGTTGATGAAGGGGTCGCCCTTCTCGTCGTTCTTCAGGAACAGTTCGAAGGTGGACGGCTCCAGCTTGATGCCCTCCTCCACGCCCAGGCGCTTGACCAGGCTGCCGGCAGCGTAGTTACGCACTACACACTCGACCGGGATCATGTCCAGCTTCTTCACCAGGCACTCGTTGTCGCCCAGCAGCTTGTCGAACTGGGTCGGCACGCCGGCTTCTTCCAGTTTCTGCATGATGAAGGCGTTGAACTTGTTGTTCACCGTGCCTTTGCGGTCGAGTTGTTCGATGCGCTTGCCGTCGAACGCCGAAGTGTCGTTACGGAACAGCAGGATCAAGCGGTCGGCGTCGTCGGTCTTGTAAACCGATTTGGCCTTGCCGCGGTAGAGTTCGTCGCGTTTTTCCATGATTGGGCTCCGCTTGCTTGAGGTGTTGGGCTAGGCGATTTCGCGCCAGTCTAGCCCGTGTTCCTGATTCGCCACCTGGAGCCAGTCCGGGTCGCACCCTAGGGTGTCGACGAAGCACTGGCGGGCCAAGTGTGGCAGGTTGTTCTTGCTGCTGAGGTGGGCCAGCACCAGGTGTTGCAGGTTGCTCCAGCCCAACTCGTGCACCAGGCGCGCGGCCTGGTGATTGTTCAAATGCCCTTGCATGCCCCCTACCCGCTGCTTCAGGAAGACCGGGTAGTGACCACGTGCCAGCAGGTCGCGACAGTGGTTGGCCTCGATCAGCAGTGCATCCAGGCCCTGGTAACGCTCCAGCAACAGCGCGTCGTACGAGCCCAGGTCGGTCAGCATGCCGAAGCGCCGCTGGCCGTCGCTGATCACGTATTGCAGCGGCTCGTAGGCGTCGTGCTCGACCCGCGCTGCTGTTACTTCCAGGCTGCCGATACGCAGGCTTTGGCCACACGCGAGAAAACCGGCCACCTCCACCGGCTTGCGCATGCCGCGCAAGGTGCCTTGGCTGAGGTAGACCGGTACATTGTAGCGCCGTGACAACAAGCCGACCCCATGCACGTGGTCGGCATGTTCGTGGGTGACCAGTACCGCGCTGAGCTGGGCCGCCGAAACGCCGAGCAGCGCCAGGCGCCGCTCGGTTTCACGCAGGGAAAACCCGCAATCGACCAGGATGAACGTGTCACCACTGGCGATCAGCGTGCCGTTCCCTTGGCTGCCGCTTCCGAGTACCGCGAAGCGCACTTAGCCCAGGTGGTCCTGAATGGCGCTCAGCACGCGGCGGGCGACATCGGCCGGAGCCACGGTGTTGATGTTTTTCTCGACCGTGACCTGCACGCTCTCACCCACCTTGCTCAGGCGAACCTGATAGCGCTCGGCACGGGCTTCACGCTCTTCCTTGGTTGGCTCGCTGCCGAACATACGGCTGAAGAAGCCAGGCTGGTTTTGCTTGTCGTCAGGCTTTTCCGACAGGTTGATGTAGTACAGGCCCAGGCTGCGGTTGATGTCTTCGACACGCCACTCGCCACCCTGCTCCAGTGCACGGCCTACGCCAGACCAGGCGCGATCCAGGTCGGAGCCCAGGTACAGCACCGGGTTGCCGCTGCCGTCTTCGCTGAGGCTTACACGGCTTGGCGCGTCGAAATCGCGCGCAGCCAGCAGAGACACCGAACCGCCCTTCTCGGCGCTGCGGTTCATGCTGGCAAGCATTTCGTCGACCAGCAAGGCATCGGCGCCGGTATTGCTGGACGTGGACGGGAAAGCAGGCTCGGCAGTGCTGCCGGCCGGGCGCTCGACGCTGACCACGTACACCTCGGAGGTGTTGCGCTGCACGCCAGGCTCCATGCGCACACGCACGCGCACTTCGCTGTCACCGCTGCTGGCGGTGCTGGCCAGGCGCTGGCCAAGCGATGCCGACAGCTCGTCGAAACGCTGCCAGGTGGTGTTGAATTCACCAGTCTGCGGGCGCTCTTCAGCAATGCGGAAGCCGTTGTCCTCGAAGAACTGGCGGGCAACTGGCCACACCTCGGCAGGCGAATGCTGGGCCAGTACCCAACGGCTGCTGCCGCTGCGTTGCAGGCTGTAGTCGGTGACCTGTGCGGCGCCACCCGTCAGCGGTTGCGGGCGCGGCACTTCGAACTCGCCCTTGGCGTTATCGTCGGCGACGTTACGCGGGATGGGCAGCAACGGGTCAAGGCGCTTG includes the following:
- the purC gene encoding Phosphoribosylaminoimidazole-succinocarboxamide synthase (*Name purC), which gives rise to MEKRDELYRGKAKSVYKTDDADRLILLFRNDTSAFDGKRIEQLDRKGTVNNKFNAFIMQKLEEAGVPTQFDKLLGDNECLVKKLDMIPVECVVRNYAAGSLVKRLGVEEGIKLEPSTFELFLKNDEKGDPFINESHVVAFGWGTAEQLVEMKKLSLKVNEVLTKLFDDAGLLLVDFKLEFGVFHGQIVLGDEFSPDGCRLWDKETRKKMDKDRFRQGLGDVIEAYEEVAKRLGVPL
- the yycJ gene encoding Putative metallo-hydrolase YycJ (*Name yycJ) translates to MRFAVLGSGSQGNGTLIASGDTFILVDCGFSLRETERRLALLGVSAAQLSAVLVTHEHADHVHGVGLLSRRYNVPVYLSQGTLRGMRKPVEVAGFLACGQSLRIGSLEVTAARVEHDAYEPLQYVISDGQRRFGMLTDLGSYDALLLERYQGLDALLIEANHCRDLLARGHYPVFLKQRVGGMQGHLNNHQAARLVHELGWSNLQHLVLAHLSSKNNLPHLARQCFVDTLGCDPDWLQVANQEHGLDWREIA
- the bamC gene encoding Outer membrane protein assembly factor BamC (*Name bamC); protein product: MKRLAGLSALALIISSTSGCGWLWGEDGYFRDRGSDYLQAHPTAPMQLPQDASNVKRLDPLLPIPRNVADDNAKGEFEVPRPQPLTGGAAQVTDYSLQRSGSSRWVLAQHSPAEVWPVARQFFEDNGFRIAEERPQTGEFNTTWQRFDELSASLGQRLASTASSGDSEVRVRVRMEPGVQRNTSEVYVVSVERPAGSTAEPAFPSTSSNTGADALLVDEMLASMNRSAEKGGSVSLLAARDFDAPSRVSLSEDGSGNPVLYLGSDLDRAWSGVGRALEQGGEWRVEDINRSLGLYYINLSEKPDDKQNQPGFFSRMFGSEPTKEEREARAERYQVRLSKVGESVQVTVEKNINTVAPADVARRVLSAIQDHLG